From Lacerta agilis isolate rLacAgi1 chromosome Z, rLacAgi1.pri, whole genome shotgun sequence, the proteins below share one genomic window:
- the RAB39B gene encoding ras-related protein Rab-39B, with translation MEAIWLYQFRLIVIGDSTVGKSCLIRRFTEGRFAQVSDPTVGVDFFSRLVEIEPGKRIKLQIWDTAGQERFRSITKAYYRNSVGGLLLFDITNRRSFQNVHEWLEETKAHVQPYQIVFVLVGHKCDLDTQRQVTRHEAEKLALAYGMKYIETSARDAINVEKAFTDLTRDIYELVKRGEITIQEGWEGVKSGFVPNVVHSSEEVVKSDRRCLC, from the exons ATGGAGGCCATTTGGCTCTACCAGTTCCGCCTGATCGTCATCGGGGACTCTACCGTGGGCAAATCCTGCCTCATCCGCCGCTTCACCGAAGGGCGCTTCGCCCAAGTGTCCGACCCCACCGTGGGCGTGGATTTCTTCTCCCGCCTGGTGGAGATCGAGCCAGGCAAAAGGATCAAGCTGCAGATCTGGGACACCGCTGGACAGGAGAGATTCAG ATCAATTACCAAAGCCTACTACAGGAACTCAGTTGGCGGTCTGCTCCTCTTTGACATTACAAACCGCAGGTCCTTCCAGAATGTTCATGAGTGGCTAGAGGAGACCAAAGCGCACGTCCAGCCTTACCAGATCGTGTTCGTTTTGGTGGGCCACAAATGCGACCTAGACACTCAGCGGCAAGTCACCCGGCACGAGGCTGAAAAACTGGCCCTTGCTTATGGCATGAAGTACATTGAAACCTCCGCCCGGGATGCCATTAATGTGGAGAAAGCTTTCACTGACCTGACTCGAGACATATATGAGCTTGTTAAGAGAGGTGAAATTACTATCCAGGAGGGCTGGGAAGGGGTGAAGAGTGGGTTTGTCCCAAACGTAGTCCACTCCTCGGAAGAGGTGGTGAAATCAGACAGGAGATGTCTGTGCTAA